TGCGAATTTCGCAAAACGATCCCTCAGTAGTCTGCCTTCACTCCCCGTTGACTTTCCTCAGCCCGCGATCAGGATGACAACCCCCGATCGCAACTGAATCTCGGGTGGAGCAGTCCGGTGGATACTGTTTCATTTCGCTACACAACCGGATCCGGTGCGGTCGCCGATCCTGGACAACAGGCGATTGGTCTCTCCAATATTCGCTTTTCACAGTATCAGGCAGTACCCGAACCTGGAACGATCCTGATCGGCGCCCTCTCCGGAGTGGCTGTGATCGGCTATTCGATTCGACGCAGGCGAAAACCAAAGAGCCATTTGCTGCGCTGACTTGCACAGCTTGGGTTCGCTCACCGCTGCGATGCCTGCAAAGCGAATCCCAGCAGGGCATCCACAGTGGGTTGCGCAAATCATTGACCTCCACTAAAATCTGGATGTGATGGAATGAGCATTCGATTTACCCGCAAAATGCGTCAAACCGATCCCATCCGCACTGCCCAACGCCGCCAGCAAATCATGGACGCCGCGATGCAGTGCTTCAAGGAGCGCGGCTTTCACGCAGCCAGTATGGCGATGATCTGCAAGACGGCGCACATGAGCCCGGGTCACGTTTACCACTATTTCGACAGCAAGGAGTCCCTGATCCGGACCATTGTGGAGGAGGATTCCAACAAAGCCGAACTTCGAGTGCAGGCGATGCTAAATAGCGCCAATCTACTTGAGTCGATTCTCAACGAATTTGAACACATCTCCACTGATCGATACCGGATCTCCGGTGTGCTCAATGCAGAAATCACAGCCGAATCCGTTCGCAACCCGGAGATCTACACCATCCTGTCCGAACGAAATCAACGCATCGTGCAAAACATTGTTCGAGTCCTGAACCTTGCAAAATCGAAAAACCAGATTCGACAATCACTGGACAGCGAGGGTTTTGCCATTGTGCTCTTTACTCTGATCGAGGGATGGACGACCCGCATGGACACCTGTCATGCCAGCCCCGGAGTCGATGTGAACCAAACTCTGCGCGAGATGCTCAGTACGATGTTAAGTCCGAACCATTCCGGCACCGGATCAGCTTGATCTTCATCAGACCCCGTCAATTCGAAACCCCATCGCGCGAGGTGGATTCGCTTCCAATCATAGCCCCTGATTCCACCCTGCCTTGCAGCGCAAGGCCCGCCCAAATGGTGAGCAACATCAGCAGAGGAATTCCCATTTCCAGAACCTCTTCCATCGTCGTTGCAATAAAATTGAGGTCACCGGAGAGTTCAATACCCACACCAGCAAGTTTTCGAGCCAACCCGTCAAGGCTCTTGGACACCACGATCAGTGCTCCCGTCAGAAAAACGCCGATTCCCACAACCGACCGCTGCCATAGCAATGCAAAAAACTGAAAGAAGTGACGCTTGAACAGCAGGATCAGGACCCAGAGAAAAAACA
Above is a window of Puniceicoccaceae bacterium DNA encoding:
- a CDS encoding PEP-CTERM sorting domain-containing protein, whose product is MDTVSFRYTTGSGAVADPGQQAIGLSNIRFSQYQAVPEPGTILIGALSGVAVIGYSIRRRRKPKSHLLR
- a CDS encoding TetR/AcrR family transcriptional regulator — translated: MSIRFTRKMRQTDPIRTAQRRQQIMDAAMQCFKERGFHAASMAMICKTAHMSPGHVYHYFDSKESLIRTIVEEDSNKAELRVQAMLNSANLLESILNEFEHISTDRYRISGVLNAEITAESVRNPEIYTILSERNQRIVQNIVRVLNLAKSKNQIRQSLDSEGFAIVLFTLIEGWTTRMDTCHASPGVDVNQTLREMLSTMLSPNHSGTGSA